A window of Clostridium sp. 'White wine YQ' contains these coding sequences:
- a CDS encoding MFS transporter, whose translation MKNRKGYKWSVLLVVTLVSFITNVDSTITIIGLPKIMQGLDMNVAMGLLTITSYIIASTVLLLPAGKLADIVGNKKIFIWGFIIFTIGTVLCGIAYSGISLIFYRIIQGVGAALALATATPIIIKTFPDKQLGLALGINSTSWVIGALVGPVIGGALISEYGWRTIFFITVPFAIIGVIGAFIVLEGTNVNGKFKVDFKGIISFGICLTLIMVVLSEGEAWGWTSSKTIVSFIFIIVLGIIFIVNELKVENPLFDFSLFSYKNYTIGLGITISYCIAYFSITLLLTVYLQGALHLSPVESSFLIIPLSAPQLIMGPLGGKLADNFGTEKMIITGSFILTIGFLLLGNLGNVLNVSAVVIPLIIISIANGIAWPSVAKAVLSSVPKKQSGSASGMFYTIYNLGRALSQTLVILTIELSIPSELVSRVLVGIDNFNRAQEAGNLIHSIGLSFKFFSIFFMITLILAASSLKSKMKKIA comes from the coding sequence ATGAAAAATAGAAAAGGATACAAATGGAGCGTTTTATTAGTAGTCACATTAGTTTCATTTATTACTAATGTTGATTCTACAATTACAATAATTGGTCTACCAAAAATAATGCAAGGTCTTGATATGAATGTAGCAATGGGTTTGCTAACAATAACTTCATATATTATTGCAAGTACAGTACTTTTATTGCCAGCTGGAAAATTGGCAGATATTGTTGGAAATAAAAAAATATTTATATGGGGATTTATAATATTTACTATAGGCACAGTATTATGCGGTATTGCTTATTCTGGGATAAGCTTAATTTTTTATAGAATTATTCAAGGAGTGGGAGCAGCATTAGCGTTAGCAACTGCAACTCCTATAATTATTAAAACATTTCCAGATAAGCAGCTTGGATTAGCGTTAGGAATTAATTCTACATCATGGGTCATAGGAGCACTTGTAGGGCCAGTTATAGGAGGAGCATTAATAAGTGAATATGGATGGAGAACAATTTTCTTTATTACAGTTCCCTTTGCTATTATAGGAGTAATCGGAGCTTTTATAGTTCTTGAGGGTACTAATGTTAATGGAAAATTTAAAGTTGATTTCAAGGGAATTATAAGTTTTGGCATTTGTTTAACTCTTATAATGGTCGTTCTTTCAGAAGGTGAAGCTTGGGGATGGACGTCTTCAAAAACTATTGTATCATTTATTTTCATTATAGTATTAGGAATTATCTTTATAGTAAATGAGCTCAAAGTAGAAAATCCACTATTTGATTTTAGCTTGTTTTCATATAAGAATTACACTATTGGATTAGGAATAACCATAAGTTACTGCATAGCATATTTTTCTATAACATTGCTTCTAACAGTATACTTACAGGGAGCGTTACACCTAAGCCCAGTTGAATCAAGTTTCCTTATAATTCCTTTATCTGCACCACAGCTTATAATGGGTCCTTTGGGAGGGAAATTAGCTGATAACTTTGGAACAGAAAAAATGATTATTACTGGAAGCTTTATTTTAACAATCGGCTTCTTATTGCTTGGTAATCTTGGGAATGTTTTAAATGTTTCAGCTGTAGTAATACCACTAATTATAATTTCAATTGCAAATGGTATTGCCTGGCCGTCAGTAGCTAAGGCAGTACTATCATCAGTACCTAAAAAGCAATCAGGTTCAGCTTCAGGAATGTTTTATACTATTTATAATTTAGGACGTGCATTAAGTCAAACTTTGGTAATATTAACTATAGAATTAAGTATACCTTCTGAATTGGTTTCTAGAGTACTCGTAGGAATAGATAATTTCAATAGAGCACAAGAAGCTGGTAATCTTATTCACTCTATAGGCTTAAGCTTTAAATTCTTTTCAATATTTTTCATGATTACACTAATATTAGCAGCTAGCAGTTTGAAAAGTAAAATGAAAAAAATAGCATAG
- a CDS encoding methylated-DNA--[protein]-cysteine S-methyltransferase, whose translation MNAYYYETKIGKISIIENGRAITHVNFEGEIPKEINVIETPLLKQAAKELQEYFDGGREIFSVPLEPKGTEFQQKVWNALKEIPYGETCSYKNIAEKIGNIKASRAVGMANNKNPIPIIIPCHRVIGANGKLVGYAGGLGIKEKLLEIESKRTE comes from the coding sequence ATGAACGCCTATTATTATGAAACTAAAATCGGTAAGATATCAATTATAGAGAATGGAAGAGCTATTACTCATGTTAATTTTGAAGGTGAAATTCCTAAAGAGATTAATGTAATTGAAACACCATTACTTAAACAAGCTGCAAAAGAATTACAAGAATATTTCGATGGAGGCAGAGAGATTTTTAGTGTTCCTCTTGAGCCAAAAGGTACGGAATTTCAGCAAAAGGTTTGGAATGCACTTAAAGAAATACCTTATGGTGAAACATGCAGTTATAAAAATATTGCAGAGAAGATTGGAAATATTAAGGCTTCTCGTGCAGTGGGAATGGCTAATAATAAAAATCCAATTCCTATAATTATTCCTTGTCATCGTGTTATAGGAGCAAATGGCAAATTAGTAGGTTATGCTGGTGGCTTAGGCATCAAAGAAAAATTACTGGAAATAGAAAGCAAGAGAACTGAATAA
- a CDS encoding DNA alkylation repair protein, translating into MNKEIRETFFSLADEEYKKFQSGLCPNVDNIIGVRLPYLRKIARQLAKGDWKSYINSAKDDYFEEVMLQGMVLGYVKDDVNEILNYISNFIPKIDNWSVCDSFCVGLKFTKFNLDKVFSFIEYYLKSKEEFEVRFGIVMLIDFYISEEYIDKVLMLLDNIKHEGYYAKMGVAWAVSMCYVKFPVKTMKYLNNNTLDDFTYNKALQKIRESLKVSKETKDIIRNMKRK; encoded by the coding sequence GTGAACAAGGAAATTAGAGAAACATTTTTTAGCTTAGCAGATGAAGAATATAAAAAATTTCAGAGTGGATTATGTCCAAACGTAGATAACATAATTGGTGTTAGGTTACCATATTTAAGAAAAATAGCAAGACAGCTAGCAAAGGGTGATTGGAAGTCTTATATTAATTCAGCTAAAGATGACTATTTTGAGGAAGTCATGCTTCAAGGAATGGTTTTAGGCTATGTAAAAGATGATGTGAATGAAATATTAAATTATATATCAAACTTTATACCTAAAATTGATAATTGGTCCGTTTGTGATAGCTTCTGTGTAGGATTGAAATTTACTAAGTTTAATCTGGATAAAGTTTTCTCATTTATAGAGTATTATTTAAAATCTAAAGAAGAGTTTGAAGTTAGATTTGGAATTGTAATGTTAATAGACTTTTATATTAGTGAAGAATATATAGATAAAGTGCTTATGTTATTAGATAACATAAAACATGAAGGGTATTATGCAAAAATGGGGGTAGCTTGGGCAGTTTCAATGTGTTATGTTAAGTTTCCAGTAAAAACAATGAAATATCTAAATAACAATACTCTTGATGATTTTACATATAATAAGGCATTGCAAAAAATTAGAGAGTCCTTAAAAGTCAGTAAGGAAACAAAAGATATTATAAGAAACATGAAACGAAAATAA
- a CDS encoding bifunctional transcriptional activator/DNA repair enzyme AdaA has protein sequence MSLKEEEKWNAVINNDENYDGVFYYGVKTTGIVCKPSCKSKEPLRDNVMFFNTFEEAINKNFRPCKRCRPDLLNFNPTEELAFRIKKLFDSYYSSNIELEEKLKDLGVSQNHMIKVFSDKFGITPVKYINALRIEKALALLENTDDTVINIAFLCGFESNSNFYGFFKKQIGMTPSEYRSRL, from the coding sequence ATGTCATTAAAAGAAGAGGAAAAATGGAATGCAGTAATTAATAATGATGAAAATTATGATGGAGTATTTTATTATGGAGTAAAAACTACAGGGATTGTTTGTAAGCCTTCTTGTAAATCAAAGGAACCATTAAGAGATAATGTAATGTTTTTTAATACTTTTGAAGAGGCAATTAATAAGAACTTTCGTCCATGTAAAAGATGTAGGCCAGATCTTTTGAATTTTAATCCAACTGAGGAACTTGCATTTAGGATTAAAAAATTATTTGATTCATATTATTCAAGTAATATAGAATTGGAAGAGAAATTAAAAGATTTAGGAGTAAGTCAGAATCATATGATTAAAGTTTTTTCTGATAAATTTGGTATTACACCAGTAAAATATATAAATGCACTTAGAATCGAGAAAGCACTAGCATTACTTGAGAATACAGACGATACCGTAATTAATATTGCATTTTTATGTGGATTTGAAAGCAATTCAAACTTTTATGGATTTTTTAAAAAACAAATAGGAATGACTCCAAGTGAGTATAGAAGTAGATTATAA
- a CDS encoding helix-turn-helix transcriptional regulator has protein sequence MENRLEEIRKERGIKQEELAEALEVSRQTIGSLENGRYNPSIVLAFKIARYFEMKIEDIFIYEEEEK, from the coding sequence TTGGAAAATCGATTAGAAGAAATAAGAAAAGAACGAGGAATTAAGCAAGAAGAACTTGCAGAAGCATTAGAAGTTTCAAGGCAAACAATAGGTTCATTAGAAAATGGACGATATAATCCATCTATAGTACTAGCCTTTAAAATAGCAAGATATTTTGAAATGAAAATCGAAGATATTTTTATATATGAGGAGGAAGAGAAATGA